The Anaerosoma tenue genome has a window encoding:
- the ybeY gene encoding rRNA maturation RNase YbeY has product MLVSTVSHREPEPLDLGAFERLARFALTMEGVPEGTELSIALVEEDEMTRLNVQYRGVEGPTDVLSFGCDEPCPTPGDEPITLGDVVIAPGVAERQAESLGHSVEHELDVLLVHGVLHLLGYDHEADEDAAVMEGRQSAILDAYAAE; this is encoded by the coding sequence ATGCTGGTCAGCACGGTGAGCCACAGAGAGCCTGAGCCGCTGGACCTTGGCGCGTTCGAGCGGCTCGCCCGGTTCGCGCTCACGATGGAGGGCGTGCCCGAGGGGACCGAGCTCTCGATCGCGCTCGTGGAAGAAGACGAGATGACCCGCCTCAACGTGCAGTATCGCGGGGTCGAGGGTCCCACAGACGTTCTGTCGTTCGGCTGCGACGAACCGTGCCCCACGCCGGGCGACGAGCCGATCACGCTGGGCGACGTGGTGATCGCCCCGGGTGTGGCCGAGCGCCAGGCCGAGAGTCTCGGGCACAGCGTGGAGCACGAGCTCGACGTGCTGCTCGTGCACGGCGTGCTGCATCTGCTCGGCTACGACCACGAGGCGGACGAGGACGCCGCCGTGATGGAGGGGCGCCAGTCGGCGATCCTCGACGCGTATGCCGCAGAGTAG
- a CDS encoding hemolysin family protein — MVGPVILATVVALAALIIVLAVLSAADASVRLLSRARTRRLVDAEVPGAAALDHLSERPSRLAAALALWRALGFALGTGAVAYAAFVMLDDLTLPVTLAVAAIGMVTVFSVGEALPRAFAVQSPERVGLATAVWASRLTAVFAPVARVFAAGWVTAAGLIAEDPVRDAWLTGDEYVPDGTDDEVAEREDAEEAFFEAVVDFASTIVREVMVPRTDMECLEDTATIEEAIALIRQTGLSRVPVYHDTLDDILGVLYAKDLLACTNGDTCPDTITPLAREAFFVPETKPVDELLVEMRQRKTHMALVADEYGGTAGLVTIEDLLEEIVGEIFDEYDRAEEWVVKIGDGTLLLDGRVSVSDFNDLMGTAIEMEADSIGGLFVETAGHIPEVGESIEVEGVRMTVRDVENNRVRRLLVESRSEHEGEAEDAEAHNRG, encoded by the coding sequence ATGGTCGGCCCTGTCATTCTCGCGACCGTAGTCGCACTCGCAGCCCTCATCATCGTGTTGGCGGTCCTGTCCGCAGCGGACGCCTCGGTGCGCCTGCTCTCTCGTGCGCGTACCCGGCGCCTGGTGGATGCCGAGGTGCCCGGAGCCGCGGCGCTGGACCATCTGTCGGAGCGCCCGAGCCGCCTGGCGGCCGCGCTCGCGCTATGGCGCGCCCTGGGCTTCGCGCTCGGCACCGGGGCGGTGGCCTACGCGGCGTTCGTGATGCTGGACGACCTCACGCTGCCCGTGACCCTGGCCGTGGCCGCCATCGGCATGGTGACGGTGTTCTCGGTGGGCGAGGCGCTCCCGAGGGCGTTCGCGGTGCAGAGCCCGGAGCGTGTGGGGTTGGCGACGGCGGTCTGGGCGTCGCGCCTCACCGCCGTGTTCGCGCCTGTGGCGCGGGTGTTCGCTGCGGGATGGGTGACCGCCGCTGGTCTCATCGCCGAGGATCCGGTGCGCGACGCGTGGCTCACAGGCGATGAGTACGTGCCGGATGGCACCGACGACGAGGTGGCCGAGCGTGAGGATGCCGAGGAGGCGTTCTTCGAGGCGGTCGTGGACTTCGCGAGCACCATCGTCCGTGAGGTGATGGTGCCGAGAACCGATATGGAGTGCCTGGAAGACACCGCCACCATCGAAGAGGCGATCGCGCTGATCAGGCAGACCGGTCTCTCGCGCGTGCCCGTCTACCACGACACGCTCGACGATATCCTTGGCGTGCTGTACGCCAAGGACCTGCTCGCTTGCACCAACGGCGACACGTGCCCCGACACGATCACCCCGCTTGCGCGTGAGGCGTTCTTCGTGCCGGAGACCAAGCCCGTGGATGAGCTCCTGGTGGAGATGCGCCAACGCAAGACGCACATGGCGCTCGTGGCCGACGAGTACGGCGGCACCGCCGGGCTCGTGACGATCGAGGACCTGCTCGAGGAGATCGTGGGCGAGATCTTCGACGAGTACGATCGCGCCGAGGAGTGGGTCGTGAAGATCGGCGACGGCACCTTGCTGCTGGACGGCCGCGTGTCGGTGAGCGATTTCAACGACCTCATGGGCACCGCGATCGAGATGGAGGCCGACTCCATCGGCGGGCTGTTCGTGGAGACCGCGGGTCACATCCCCGAGGTAGGGGAGTCGATCGAGGTGGAAGGCGTCCGCATGACCGTGCGGGACGTCGAGAACAACCGCGTGCGACGGCTGTTGGTGGAGTCGCGCTCCGAACACGAAGGGGAGGCCGAGGATGCCGAAGCGCATAACCGAGGGTGA
- a CDS encoding diacylglycerol kinase: MMRSRSLLWSFNYAIEGIVYALRTQRNMRIHVAAALLVLGGSLFFRISRLEFIAVLFAIVFVFVAELVNTAVEAAVDVATQSFDPIAKVAKDVAAGAVFVASVNAVVVGYVVFFAPIGTAGEFLLTRVRQTPTHVTIIALLLTSLGVLVGKAITRKGTYMRGGWPSGHTATAAAAATAIAYISESAGIGALAAFIAFLVGQSRVENGAHTWPQVIVGGVLGFLITTAVFQVSWV; encoded by the coding sequence ATGATGCGCAGCCGTTCGCTCCTGTGGAGCTTCAACTACGCGATCGAGGGCATCGTGTACGCGCTGCGGACGCAGCGCAACATGCGCATACACGTGGCCGCGGCGCTGCTCGTGCTCGGCGGGTCGCTGTTCTTCAGGATCTCGCGCCTCGAGTTCATCGCGGTGCTGTTCGCCATCGTCTTCGTGTTCGTGGCCGAGCTGGTCAACACCGCCGTGGAGGCGGCCGTGGACGTTGCCACGCAAAGCTTCGACCCGATCGCCAAGGTGGCCAAGGATGTGGCCGCGGGCGCCGTCTTCGTGGCGTCGGTGAACGCAGTGGTGGTGGGGTACGTGGTCTTCTTCGCGCCGATCGGAACGGCCGGCGAGTTCCTCCTTACCCGCGTGCGGCAGACCCCCACGCACGTGACCATCATCGCCCTGCTCCTCACTTCGCTCGGCGTGCTGGTGGGCAAGGCGATCACGCGCAAAGGCACGTACATGCGTGGCGGGTGGCCATCGGGGCACACCGCCACCGCGGCGGCGGCAGCCACGGCTATCGCGTATATCAGCGAGAGCGCCGGGATCGGCGCCCTCGCGGCATTCATCGCGTTCCTCGTGGGGCAGAGCCGCGTTGAGAACGGTGCGCATACCTGGCCGCAGGTGATCGTGGGCGGCGTGCTCGGCTTCCTCATCACCACGGCCGTGTTTCAGGTATCGTGGGTATGA
- a CDS encoding J domain-containing protein, translated as MGSEDYYTLLGVDRDASAEEIKRAFRKRARETHPDVNGGDGAEETFKRINEAYEVLSDPDKRARYDRFGTADPRAGGYGQDFSGDFFGMDDLFSVFFGGVRGAANRPNPNGRDLRTQASVTLEDAGAGVEKDVTVTRLTTCATCSGSGAAEGGEVRTCPTCHGTGQQRTQRRTILGVMESMSPCGTCGATGSVIDKPCPACGGQGRTNETETVRVSVPAGVPDGYTLRIPGKGEAGVRGARAGDLLVTIRVLPHEFLHREGNDLHVMAGVNIAQASLGGRIVVPGLDGDVEVPFGGGVHTGDVVRVKGKGMPRMDGGRGDFMVHLDVLAPKKLTKRQRELLEELGESMGTGSKGDDRTPLSKIRDWLGA; from the coding sequence GTGGGTTCTGAGGACTACTACACGCTGCTCGGCGTGGACCGGGATGCGAGCGCGGAAGAGATCAAGCGGGCGTTCCGCAAGCGGGCACGTGAGACGCACCCCGATGTGAACGGGGGCGATGGCGCCGAGGAGACGTTCAAGCGCATAAACGAGGCGTACGAGGTGCTGTCCGATCCCGACAAGCGCGCGCGCTACGACCGCTTCGGCACCGCCGATCCGCGGGCCGGCGGCTATGGACAGGACTTCAGCGGGGACTTCTTCGGCATGGACGACCTGTTCAGCGTCTTCTTCGGTGGCGTGCGCGGCGCGGCGAACCGGCCGAACCCCAACGGGCGTGACCTTCGCACCCAGGCGAGCGTCACGTTGGAGGACGCGGGTGCGGGGGTGGAGAAGGACGTGACCGTCACGCGCCTCACCACCTGCGCCACGTGCAGCGGGTCGGGCGCTGCCGAGGGGGGCGAGGTGCGCACCTGCCCCACGTGTCACGGCACCGGTCAGCAGCGCACACAGCGGCGCACGATACTCGGCGTGATGGAGAGCATGTCGCCGTGCGGGACGTGTGGCGCAACGGGGTCTGTGATCGACAAGCCGTGTCCCGCCTGTGGCGGGCAGGGCCGCACCAACGAGACCGAGACGGTGCGGGTGAGCGTGCCGGCAGGCGTGCCCGACGGCTACACGCTGCGCATCCCCGGCAAGGGGGAAGCCGGCGTGCGAGGCGCCCGTGCTGGCGACCTGCTGGTGACGATCAGGGTGCTGCCGCACGAGTTCCTGCACCGCGAGGGCAACGACCTCCACGTGATGGCGGGCGTCAACATCGCGCAGGCGTCGCTCGGAGGGCGCATCGTGGTTCCCGGGCTCGACGGCGACGTGGAGGTGCCGTTCGGCGGCGGCGTGCACACCGGCGACGTGGTACGTGTGAAGGGCAAGGGCATGCCGCGCATGGACGGCGGCCGGGGTGACTTCATGGTGCACCTGGACGTCCTCGCTCCCAAGAAGCTCACTAAACGTCAGCGGGAGTTGCTGGAGGAGCTCGGCGAGAGCATGGGCACCGGCAGCAAGGGCGACGACCGCACGCCGCTCTCCAAGATCCGCGACTGGCTCGGCGCCTGA
- a CDS encoding HD family phosphohydrolase, whose amino-acid sequence MTMPSGHFINRLRRFWPRTGPLSTSVGKRVVLGIIVIILAGIPLAVRVVPLGLQEGKPAPRTFRAPRSVQYVDESATQALREAAADAVGPVYRFDQDAQSEARRGIVELFSAVSSVRASYSDDTTMQVEVLGRGYASQLDTATVKAIVALPDDSLETAAHNTEGLVSSILSGRIQEGDLQAARDQLAQSADLIPFTLAERYVVISVGNEFIQPTVTVDEAATERARTEAIERVAPVVTYVQEGENIVEKGDVVTSRDIELVRTLGGLEQGTDAASVIAGVVLMSVLIAFSGWYWAAFHEALWSRMRDLVLLSTLLLGMMYATRLTSLLAPEISPYLMPVPLVGILGTLLVGPRPAVLVTLMSTVAALLLGFAGGAQAVAALVSSVAGIVLTSRLRRRSDMFTVGALVMLVLGVVSFGASLASGNELADSLVSGGYGVIGGLVTAVLMVGSLPFFESIFGISTDVTLLELGSPSHPLLRRLMTEAPGTYSHSVMTANLAETAAEAMGANPLLARAGAYFHDIGKVRRPAFFVENQAGGTNPHDRTSPSLSARIITAHVREGVELAEEYKLPQEVVDIVREHHGTTVVSYFYDKASKKGGPVVEADYRYDGRRPHTPEAALVMLADSAEAAVRTLEDPTPERIEEMVRRIVRNKIADRQLDESALTLKDIETATMVYTRMLSSVYHPRVEYPEPAEKRVEDAGQHGEPQRA is encoded by the coding sequence ATGACGATGCCTAGCGGCCACTTCATCAACCGGCTGCGGCGATTCTGGCCGCGGACCGGGCCGCTCTCCACGAGCGTGGGCAAGCGCGTGGTGCTTGGGATCATCGTGATCATCCTCGCGGGGATCCCGCTCGCGGTGCGTGTAGTCCCGCTCGGCCTTCAAGAGGGCAAGCCCGCTCCTCGCACGTTCCGGGCTCCGCGGTCGGTGCAGTATGTGGACGAGTCGGCCACGCAGGCGCTTCGAGAGGCCGCCGCCGACGCCGTGGGCCCGGTCTACCGCTTCGACCAGGACGCGCAGTCCGAGGCGCGGCGCGGGATCGTCGAGCTGTTCTCGGCGGTGAGCTCGGTGAGGGCGTCGTACAGCGACGACACGACGATGCAGGTGGAGGTGCTCGGGCGCGGATACGCGTCGCAGCTCGACACGGCCACGGTCAAGGCCATCGTGGCGTTGCCCGACGACTCCCTGGAGACCGCGGCGCACAACACCGAGGGCCTCGTGAGCAGCATCCTGTCGGGGCGCATCCAGGAGGGCGACCTCCAGGCCGCGCGCGACCAGCTCGCGCAGAGCGCCGACCTCATACCGTTCACGCTTGCCGAGCGCTACGTGGTCATCTCGGTGGGCAACGAGTTCATACAGCCCACCGTGACCGTGGATGAGGCCGCCACCGAACGGGCGCGCACGGAGGCGATCGAGCGGGTGGCGCCGGTGGTGACGTACGTCCAGGAAGGCGAGAACATCGTCGAGAAGGGCGACGTCGTCACCAGCCGGGACATCGAGCTCGTGCGGACGCTGGGCGGTCTCGAGCAGGGTACCGACGCCGCCTCGGTGATCGCCGGCGTCGTGCTGATGTCGGTCCTGATCGCGTTCTCGGGCTGGTACTGGGCGGCGTTCCACGAGGCGTTGTGGAGCCGCATGCGCGACCTCGTGCTCCTATCCACGCTTCTGCTCGGCATGATGTACGCCACCCGGCTCACGTCGCTGCTGGCGCCGGAGATCTCGCCGTACCTGATGCCGGTGCCGCTGGTGGGCATCCTGGGTACGCTGCTCGTCGGTCCGCGACCCGCCGTTCTCGTCACGCTGATGAGCACCGTTGCGGCGCTCCTGCTTGGTTTCGCCGGTGGGGCGCAGGCCGTTGCCGCGCTCGTGTCCAGCGTGGCCGGCATCGTGCTCACGTCGCGGTTGCGCCGCCGCTCCGACATGTTCACGGTGGGCGCGCTCGTGATGCTGGTGCTCGGCGTGGTCTCGTTCGGCGCGTCGCTCGCATCGGGCAACGAGCTCGCCGACTCGCTGGTCTCCGGCGGTTACGGCGTCATCGGCGGCCTGGTGACCGCGGTCCTGATGGTCGGCTCGCTGCCGTTCTTCGAGTCCATCTTCGGCATCAGCACCGACGTCACGCTGCTCGAGCTCGGCAGTCCCAGCCATCCGCTGCTGCGGCGGTTGATGACCGAGGCGCCGGGCACGTACTCGCACTCGGTCATGACCGCCAACCTGGCCGAGACGGCCGCGGAGGCGATGGGCGCCAATCCGCTGCTCGCTCGAGCGGGAGCGTACTTCCACGACATCGGGAAGGTCCGCCGCCCGGCGTTCTTCGTGGAGAACCAGGCGGGCGGCACGAATCCTCACGACCGCACGTCGCCGTCTCTGTCGGCACGGATCATCACGGCCCATGTGCGTGAGGGCGTGGAGCTGGCCGAGGAGTACAAGCTGCCCCAGGAGGTCGTGGACATCGTTCGCGAGCACCACGGCACCACCGTGGTGTCGTACTTCTACGACAAGGCGAGCAAGAAGGGCGGCCCCGTGGTCGAGGCCGACTACCGGTACGACGGACGCCGGCCCCACACGCCGGAAGCGGCGCTGGTGATGCTGGCCGATTCGGCCGAGGCCGCCGTGCGTACGCTGGAGGACCCCACGCCGGAGCGCATCGAGGAGATGGTCCGCCGGATCGTGCGGAACAAGATCGCCGACCGCCAGCTCGACGAGTCGGCGCTCACGCTCAAGGACATCGAGACCGCGACGATGGTCTACACACGGATGCTCTCAAGCGTCTATCATCCGCGTGTCGAGTATCCCGAGCCAGCCGAGAAGAGGGTGGAAGATGCTGGTCAGCACGGTGAGCCACAGAGAGCCTGA
- a CDS encoding RsmE family RNA methyltransferase, with the protein MTLHRFFISAPVPDGGGVVPLSAEDVHHLKDVLRLGQGDEIIVVAAGEAVRVRLAHVGETVEGAPVGVVPGGASFGVTLVQGLAKGEKMDAVVRQATEIGVSRIVPLASERSVVRLDERRAAARLERWRRIATEAAKQSQRAGVPEIAPVSNIEGLPGELGGARMFVCWEDAEDAPGIDAAITDAALDPATPVAVVVGPEGGFTAEEVREMVGRGAVTVSLGSTVLRTETAGVVAAALAIHARGGLGGRGE; encoded by the coding sequence ATGACGCTGCACCGGTTCTTCATCAGCGCTCCCGTGCCTGATGGTGGCGGCGTGGTGCCGCTCTCCGCCGAGGACGTGCACCACCTGAAGGACGTGCTGCGTCTGGGGCAGGGTGACGAGATCATCGTGGTGGCCGCAGGCGAGGCCGTGCGCGTGCGCCTCGCGCACGTGGGCGAGACCGTGGAAGGCGCGCCGGTGGGCGTGGTGCCCGGCGGAGCGTCGTTCGGCGTGACGCTGGTGCAGGGCCTCGCCAAGGGCGAGAAGATGGACGCCGTGGTCCGCCAGGCCACGGAGATCGGCGTCTCACGGATCGTGCCGTTGGCGAGCGAGCGCAGCGTGGTGCGGCTCGACGAACGTCGCGCCGCGGCGCGGCTGGAGCGGTGGCGCAGGATCGCTACCGAGGCGGCGAAGCAGTCGCAGCGCGCAGGGGTGCCGGAGATCGCTCCTGTCAGCAACATCGAAGGACTGCCCGGGGAGCTCGGCGGCGCGCGCATGTTCGTGTGCTGGGAGGATGCCGAAGACGCACCGGGTATCGACGCCGCCATCACAGACGCCGCGCTCGACCCGGCCACCCCGGTAGCGGTGGTGGTGGGCCCCGAGGGCGGCTTCACCGCCGAGGAGGTGCGCGAGATGGTGGGCCGTGGCGCGGTGACCGTGTCGCTCGGCTCCACCGTGTTGCGTACCGAGACCGCAGGCGTGGTGGCCGCTGCTCTCGCGATCCACGCACGCGGCGGTCTGGGTGGGCGCGGTGAGTGA
- the hrcA gene encoding heat-inducible transcriptional repressor HrcA: MLNDRRRSVLSALVDEYVASVQPVGSKVLVQRYGLGCSPATVRSELAALEETGYVFQPHVSAGRIPTDSGYRAYVDDVVRPRVMGLPAPEVERIRRHYETVERELGEVLHETSTLLSRLTSYVAVVVAPTLRRARIRRVTLVPLSLRRALVVVVTDSGQVADRAMEFEADVTPEELSAVEAYLSGTLDGAVGAGAESVRERIGQMSGRESAIALRAVDEVLDCLAEADADRVLTGGVSALLAHPEFSDPAMVRPLLVLLEDGLSMLQVLTDVMRTPDVEVRIGHENPSVALGHTSFVAARYGDDEMGGVVGVIGPTRMDYRRAMSAVKTVSDTLSGVLDA; this comes from the coding sequence ATGCTGAACGACCGCCGGCGGAGCGTGCTGTCCGCCCTTGTAGACGAATACGTGGCGAGCGTGCAGCCCGTTGGATCGAAAGTGCTCGTGCAGCGCTACGGGTTGGGCTGCAGCCCGGCCACCGTGCGATCCGAGTTGGCGGCCCTCGAAGAGACGGGGTACGTCTTCCAGCCGCACGTCTCGGCGGGCAGGATCCCCACTGACAGCGGGTACCGGGCGTATGTGGACGATGTAGTCCGGCCGCGGGTGATGGGCCTTCCGGCCCCTGAGGTCGAGCGTATCAGGCGCCACTACGAGACCGTAGAGCGTGAGCTCGGCGAGGTGTTGCACGAGACGTCCACGCTGTTGTCGCGGCTCACGTCGTACGTGGCGGTGGTGGTCGCGCCCACCCTGCGGCGCGCCCGCATCAGGCGCGTGACGCTGGTGCCGCTGTCGCTCCGCAGGGCGCTGGTGGTCGTGGTCACCGACTCGGGTCAGGTGGCCGATCGCGCCATGGAGTTCGAGGCCGATGTCACGCCCGAGGAGCTCAGCGCGGTGGAAGCGTACCTGTCAGGCACGCTCGACGGTGCGGTGGGCGCCGGCGCCGAGTCGGTCCGCGAACGCATCGGGCAGATGTCGGGTCGCGAATCGGCGATCGCGCTTAGGGCGGTCGACGAGGTGCTCGACTGCCTCGCCGAGGCGGATGCCGACCGGGTGCTGACCGGCGGTGTGTCGGCGCTGCTCGCACATCCGGAGTTCAGCGATCCGGCGATGGTGCGGCCGCTGCTGGTGTTGCTGGAGGACGGGCTGTCGATGCTGCAGGTGCTCACCGATGTGATGCGCACGCCCGACGTGGAAGTGCGCATCGGTCACGAGAACCCGTCGGTCGCGCTCGGGCATACGAGCTTCGTGGCCGCCCGCTACGGTGACGATGAGATGGGCGGTGTGGTGGGCGTGATCGGGCCCACGCGTATGGACTACCGGCGCGCGATGTCGGCGGTGAAGACGGTGTCCGACACGCTTTCCGGCGTGCTGGACGCATAA
- a CDS encoding MiaB/RimO family radical SAM methylthiotransferase, whose translation MSERDQDAARTVAFVTLGCKVNQAESDAFAAAVPVGSVARDPAEADVIVVNTCTVTGEADHKARKAVRHALRHPRRPTVLVTGCLAALDAAGLQALGDRVIAEPDKTRVSRRVRELTGAGRVATDDASPVTRRSRVQLKIQDGCDAFCTYCIVPYARGVPRAVPLGEVVAEAERLAASGVAEVVLTGINIGRYDDRGARLADVLRAVAATGIPRVRLSSIEPRDVDETLLATAAETPSFCRHLHIALQSGSDSVLRRMGRPYTSAEYLGVLDRVRAALPGVAISTDVIAGFPGEDEREHEESLAMVEEAGFSRLHVFRYSARAGTPAAEMPGQVAPVERSRRAAELREVGARLMGEMALSWAGREAEVLVERVRGEGEAGPRVVEGTTREYLRVYAPHPVASAGELVTVRLQAPSGPGAVPGMIESRW comes from the coding sequence GTGAGTGAGCGCGATCAGGACGCCGCCCGCACCGTTGCGTTCGTGACGCTGGGCTGCAAGGTCAACCAGGCCGAGTCGGACGCGTTCGCCGCAGCGGTGCCCGTCGGGAGTGTGGCGCGCGATCCCGCCGAGGCCGACGTGATCGTGGTCAACACCTGCACGGTCACGGGGGAGGCCGACCACAAGGCGCGCAAGGCGGTGCGGCATGCACTGAGGCATCCCCGGCGGCCGACGGTGCTCGTCACCGGGTGCCTTGCGGCGCTCGACGCCGCGGGGCTCCAGGCGTTGGGCGACCGCGTGATCGCCGAGCCCGACAAGACTCGCGTGAGCCGGCGTGTTCGGGAGCTCACGGGCGCCGGGCGGGTGGCGACCGACGACGCCTCACCCGTCACGCGAAGGTCCCGGGTGCAGCTGAAGATCCAGGACGGCTGCGACGCCTTCTGCACCTACTGCATCGTGCCGTACGCCCGTGGCGTGCCACGTGCGGTACCGCTCGGCGAGGTCGTGGCGGAGGCCGAGCGGCTCGCCGCGTCGGGTGTGGCCGAGGTGGTGCTGACCGGCATCAACATCGGCCGATATGACGATCGCGGCGCGCGTCTGGCGGACGTGCTCAGGGCTGTTGCGGCCACCGGCATCCCGCGCGTGCGTCTTTCGAGCATCGAGCCGCGCGACGTGGACGAGACGCTCCTCGCCACCGCCGCTGAAACGCCGTCGTTCTGCCGCCATCTGCACATCGCGCTGCAGTCGGGGAGCGACAGCGTGCTGCGCCGCATGGGACGCCCGTATACGTCGGCGGAGTATCTGGGCGTGCTCGACCGCGTACGCGCGGCCCTGCCGGGTGTGGCGATCTCCACCGACGTGATCGCCGGCTTCCCGGGTGAGGACGAGCGCGAGCACGAGGAATCCCTCGCGATGGTGGAGGAAGCGGGGTTCTCACGGTTGCACGTGTTCCGGTACTCGGCGAGGGCGGGAACCCCTGCGGCCGAGATGCCCGGGCAGGTCGCTCCCGTCGAGCGCTCCCGACGGGCGGCGGAACTCCGAGAGGTGGGAGCGCGTCTTATGGGCGAGATGGCGCTCTCCTGGGCAGGCCGCGAGGCGGAGGTGCTCGTGGAGCGCGTGAGGGGCGAGGGCGAAGCGGGACCGCGCGTGGTGGAGGGCACCACCCGTGAGTACCTGCGCGTCTACGCACCGCATCCTGTAGCCTCGGCTGGCGAGCTGGTGACCGTGCGGTTACAGGCGCCGAGCGGGCCTGGCGCGGTGCCCGGCATGATAGAATCGCGCTGGTAA
- the cdd gene encoding cytidine deaminase has translation MPKRITEGDLALLAFAREVQGRAYVPYSNFRVGAAVYAGGEIFQGVNVENAAYGSTICAERAAAMAAITAGYTDIEAIAVCGDSESPCVPCGACRQFLAEFDPTMRVIMGGKTDAVDVMRLDELLPEAFVRGYLDEDTGEDEE, from the coding sequence ATGCCGAAGCGCATAACCGAGGGTGACCTGGCGTTGCTGGCTTTCGCGCGCGAGGTGCAGGGACGCGCGTACGTGCCGTACTCGAACTTCCGGGTGGGCGCGGCCGTCTATGCCGGCGGCGAGATATTCCAGGGCGTGAACGTGGAGAACGCCGCTTACGGCTCCACGATCTGCGCCGAGCGAGCCGCCGCGATGGCGGCGATCACCGCCGGGTACACCGACATCGAGGCGATCGCCGTGTGCGGCGACTCCGAGTCGCCGTGCGTCCCCTGCGGCGCGTGCCGTCAGTTCCTCGCCGAGTTCGATCCCACCATGCGGGTGATCATGGGCGGCAAGACCGACGCGGTGGACGTGATGCGACTCGACGAGCTGCTGCCGGAGGCGTTCGTGCGCGGCTATCTCGACGAGGACACGGGAGAAGACGAAGAGTGA
- a CDS encoding PhoH family protein, with amino-acid sequence MTNPTQVRLVAPADLSMVELLGEGDHLLKIVEDQFESDITVRGNEITITGDATEAQAVSAVFTELFDLIAAGESLTAESIDRAIDMLRRSECSPSSIFADVILTHRGKTIRPKTAGQKRYVDVIRESTVTFGIGPAGTGKTYLAMAMAVDALRKKEVGRIILTRPAVEAGEKLGYLPGTLYEKVDPYLRPLYDALFDMMDIEKSTALTERGVIEVAPLAFMRGRTLNDSFVILDEAQNTTPEQMKMFLTRLGFGSKIVVTGDVTQTDLIGGLSGLLQVRNILGDVKGVGFVELEARDVVRHRLVQRIVTAYHDYEESQCRRASDDDA; translated from the coding sequence GTGACCAATCCTACACAGGTGCGCCTGGTCGCTCCGGCAGACCTGAGCATGGTGGAACTGCTCGGCGAAGGCGACCACCTGCTGAAGATCGTGGAAGACCAGTTCGAGTCGGATATCACGGTCCGCGGCAACGAGATAACGATCACGGGGGACGCAACGGAGGCCCAGGCCGTCTCGGCGGTCTTCACCGAGTTGTTCGACCTCATCGCGGCAGGCGAGTCGCTCACGGCCGAGAGCATCGACCGGGCGATCGACATGCTCCGCCGGAGCGAGTGCAGCCCGTCGAGCATCTTCGCCGACGTGATCCTCACGCATCGCGGCAAGACCATCCGGCCCAAGACGGCCGGCCAGAAGCGCTACGTGGACGTCATCCGCGAGAGCACGGTCACCTTCGGGATCGGCCCGGCGGGCACCGGCAAGACATACCTGGCGATGGCGATGGCGGTCGATGCGTTACGCAAGAAGGAGGTCGGCCGCATCATCCTCACGCGTCCGGCGGTCGAGGCGGGCGAGAAGCTCGGCTACCTCCCGGGCACGCTCTACGAGAAGGTGGACCCGTACCTGCGGCCGCTCTACGACGCGCTCTTCGACATGATGGACATCGAGAAGTCCACCGCGCTCACCGAGCGTGGCGTCATCGAGGTGGCGCCGCTCGCGTTCATGCGCGGCCGTACGCTCAACGATTCGTTCGTCATCCTCGACGAAGCGCAGAACACCACGCCGGAGCAGATGAAGATGTTCCTTACCCGGCTCGGTTTCGGGTCGAAGATCGTGGTCACCGGCGATGTGACGCAGACAGACCTGATCGGCGGCCTTTCGGGCCTGCTCCAGGTGCGGAACATCCTCGGCGATGTGAAAGGCGTGGGATTCGTAGAGCTCGAGGCGCGTGACGTGGTGCGGCATCGTCTGGTGCAGCGTATCGTCACGGCGTACCACGACTACGAGGAGTCCCAGTGCCGTCGCGCATCTGATGACGATGCCTAG